In Stigmatella aurantiaca, the following proteins share a genomic window:
- a CDS encoding DJ-1/PfpI family protein yields the protein MLGKKLLMLVGDYVEDYEVMVPFQALQAVGHTVHAACPDKKAGEFVRTAIHDFDGAQTYSEKPGHNFILNATFAEIEASHYDGLVVPGGRAPEYLRLNPQVLKVVRHFAETRKPIAAICHGLQILAAAGALEGKRCTAYPACGPEVALARGSYIEVASDEAVVDGNLVTAPAWPAHPRWIAGFLLLLGTRIHH from the coding sequence ATGTTGGGCAAGAAGCTGCTGATGCTGGTGGGCGACTACGTGGAGGACTACGAGGTGATGGTGCCATTCCAGGCGTTGCAGGCCGTGGGGCACACGGTTCACGCCGCCTGTCCGGACAAGAAGGCCGGTGAGTTCGTCCGCACGGCCATTCACGACTTCGACGGGGCGCAGACGTACAGCGAGAAGCCCGGCCACAACTTCATCCTCAACGCCACGTTCGCCGAAATCGAAGCCTCTCATTATGACGGGCTGGTGGTGCCCGGAGGCCGGGCGCCGGAGTACCTGCGCCTCAACCCCCAGGTGCTCAAGGTGGTCCGCCACTTCGCCGAGACGCGCAAGCCCATCGCTGCCATCTGCCATGGCTTGCAGATCCTCGCCGCGGCGGGGGCGCTCGAAGGCAAGCGCTGCACGGCCTACCCCGCGTGTGGCCCCGAGGTGGCCCTGGCCCGCGGCTCCTACATCGAGGTGGCCTCCGACGAGGCCGTGGTGGATGGCAACCTCGTCACCGCCCCGGCCTGGCCCGCCCACCCGCGGTGGATCGCCGGCTTCCTGCTGCTGCTGGGCACGCGCATCCACCACTGA
- a CDS encoding extracellular solute-binding protein gives MPTPKWMLLISAVTCPLMGCGDSEPEPTPGPRTQLRVPLYSYIPDAAGDQFRALGARLEREFEQLHPDVDLVINPTCFKDDLYEPAELARSLRGEGDCPYDVVETDTSLLGEIVETGAVRPWPALPQGPQWHPASLEASTYQGQLYGVPHWLCAHYLLSRSEAVSSAPAVDALVQALDGLRTPAMNLTGNWLGSWNLPALYFDAWTDSYGAENVQSAVSTQYDPDVLAGMRALVQGCETANGNPCIDGTYDASENFDLPTHLFADGQADALLGYSERLHTVLKRRPEEATAGTLRISLAPLGQGNQPIVFTDSFFLGKNCTGACEQAALRFTEYMSQASTYSWLLMSEDAPATGRVPRYLMPAALEVYDTPALKADPFYPSIGAATREAGAFPNRGLYPIRKQMRDDLQRTLAGEG, from the coding sequence GTGGTGACTCGGAGCCAGAGCCCACGCCCGGGCCCCGGACCCAGCTCCGGGTTCCCCTCTACTCGTACATTCCCGACGCGGCGGGAGACCAGTTCCGCGCCCTCGGCGCGCGGCTCGAGCGTGAGTTCGAGCAGCTGCACCCGGACGTGGACCTGGTCATCAACCCCACGTGCTTCAAGGACGACCTCTACGAGCCCGCCGAGCTCGCGCGCTCCCTCCGCGGAGAGGGCGACTGCCCCTACGACGTCGTCGAGACGGACACGTCCCTGCTGGGTGAAATCGTGGAGACGGGCGCCGTGCGCCCCTGGCCGGCGCTGCCACAAGGCCCCCAGTGGCACCCCGCGAGCCTCGAGGCCTCCACGTACCAGGGCCAGCTCTACGGGGTGCCGCACTGGCTGTGCGCGCACTACCTCCTCTCGCGCAGCGAGGCGGTGAGCAGCGCCCCGGCGGTGGACGCGCTGGTCCAGGCGCTCGACGGGCTGCGGACCCCGGCCATGAACCTGACGGGCAACTGGCTGGGAAGCTGGAACCTGCCCGCGCTCTACTTCGACGCGTGGACGGATTCCTACGGCGCCGAGAACGTCCAGTCCGCCGTCTCCACGCAGTATGACCCGGACGTGCTCGCCGGCATGAGGGCGCTCGTCCAGGGCTGCGAGACGGCCAACGGCAACCCCTGCATCGATGGCACCTACGATGCCAGCGAGAACTTCGACCTGCCCACGCACCTGTTCGCGGACGGCCAGGCGGACGCGCTGCTGGGCTACTCCGAGCGGCTGCACACCGTGCTGAAGCGGCGGCCCGAGGAGGCCACTGCGGGCACGCTTCGCATCTCGCTCGCGCCGCTGGGCCAGGGCAACCAGCCCATCGTGTTCACCGACTCCTTCTTCCTGGGCAAGAACTGCACCGGCGCCTGCGAGCAGGCCGCCCTCCGGTTCACCGAGTACATGAGCCAGGCGAGCACCTACTCCTGGCTGCTCATGAGCGAGGATGCGCCCGCCACGGGCCGTGTCCCGCGCTACCTCATGCCCGCCGCGCTGGAGGTCTATGACACCCCGGCCCTGAAGGCCGACCCGTTCTACCCCTCCATCGGCGCCGCCACGCGAGAGGCCGGGGCCTTCCCCAACCGGGGGCTGTACCCCATCCGCAAGCAGATGCGGGACGACCTCCAGCGGACCCTCGCCGGCGAGGGCTGA
- a CDS encoding MopE-related protein, translating to MAAPLKTQEQRLQCQVPSQSLGEGPQSQKLNCGAQTGWSFHSGDTNKDGLSDVLIGAPGDLANRGSACLVLGNPTLNLSVIHHKLSGDPSAMAGVSVALGNLPGTDDRLDLVTGAPGANATKGGVYTVDGALLPTAPQAIPLSNAAKYLGAVAHDAAGAALTVGDVTGDGQADLIVSAPLNESLTAQANSGVIYIVKNTVSAPQGANLSGTPIRIQNTAPQIQQSDLRAGTSLALADLNGDQNLDLVVGVPGYRDGVKTEAGAAFVFYGPVTGSRALSSADIKFVGAFGGDLAGTAVARVGDVDGDGDEEILVGAPSIGATPGKAYLIRGGTYSGTVSLNSIAAFTGAPGDRAGASVAAGDFNSDGRLDLLIGAPGHQADTGAVYLVHGEEPAQFNGGDLLGSAVPLLEGESTGDRAGHAVASAGDFNGDGAEDILIGAPGKNGGQGIAYLISGQQPRAWLADNDGDSFGAGAPVMDCEPPAGGTWVLGIEGRPLDCDNSNGNIHPSAPELCSTVGVDDNCNGAADEEGASDAIEWARDADGDSYSDPSQPLRRSCASPGTGWVDNDGARHECSTPGADNDPDPNTYEGAPEKCDGKDNDCNELVDDGPAVTWYVDVDGDGDGSLEFFPHLAACAATAPPGYVDNKDDCNDRDATLNRHTRWYADADADGVGNATDFVESCTPPSGQYSRRNDDCDDNDAAVSPTRTETCEPEDGPQKDNNCNGTPDDSPAAAIWFSDADGDGHGGNGVLGRFCGKPASSSRVTGDCDDAQPLAFPGNTEVCEVNPDPGAPPHSYFPQIDNNCDGDVNDSEGAIWWYGDGDRDGYPWNVFALLRCSNPTDRPGEVRGKYIPKPHSPPGPPPNQPPELSADEIDCNDTDPSANVLRMWYPDTDGDECGNPSKGRLSCHNPSDHCEDGTVYVLVTRPECI from the coding sequence ATGGCCGCTCCTCTCAAAACCCAGGAACAGCGGCTCCAATGCCAGGTCCCCTCTCAATCCCTGGGAGAGGGCCCGCAGTCCCAGAAGCTCAACTGCGGTGCCCAGACGGGATGGTCTTTCCACTCCGGAGACACCAACAAGGATGGGCTCAGCGACGTGCTCATCGGTGCTCCGGGGGACCTCGCCAACCGTGGCTCGGCTTGTTTGGTTCTGGGTAACCCCACCCTGAATTTGTCTGTCATCCACCACAAGCTCTCCGGAGACCCCTCCGCCATGGCGGGTGTTTCGGTCGCGCTGGGGAACCTTCCTGGAACCGATGACCGCTTGGATCTGGTGACGGGAGCCCCGGGCGCCAACGCCACCAAGGGCGGCGTCTACACGGTGGACGGCGCCCTCCTGCCCACGGCCCCGCAGGCCATCCCGCTGAGCAATGCCGCGAAGTACCTGGGCGCGGTGGCCCATGACGCTGCCGGTGCGGCCCTGACCGTGGGAGATGTAACGGGGGATGGCCAGGCCGACCTCATCGTGAGCGCTCCCTTGAATGAGTCCCTGACCGCCCAGGCCAACAGCGGTGTCATCTACATCGTGAAGAACACGGTCTCGGCCCCCCAGGGCGCCAACCTGTCGGGGACGCCCATCCGGATCCAAAACACCGCACCGCAGATCCAGCAGTCCGACCTTCGGGCCGGCACCTCGCTGGCCCTTGCGGACCTCAATGGTGACCAGAACCTGGATCTCGTCGTGGGCGTCCCCGGTTACAGGGATGGCGTCAAGACCGAGGCAGGCGCGGCCTTTGTCTTCTACGGTCCCGTGACAGGGTCCCGCGCCCTGTCCAGCGCCGACATCAAGTTCGTTGGAGCCTTCGGAGGAGACCTCGCGGGCACGGCCGTGGCGCGCGTGGGGGATGTGGACGGGGATGGCGATGAGGAGATCCTCGTCGGAGCCCCCAGCATCGGTGCCACCCCCGGCAAGGCCTACCTCATCCGGGGAGGAACGTACTCCGGCACGGTCTCGCTGAACTCCATCGCCGCGTTCACGGGCGCTCCGGGAGACCGGGCGGGTGCTTCCGTGGCCGCAGGCGACTTCAACTCGGACGGCCGGCTCGACCTGCTCATTGGAGCCCCGGGCCATCAGGCAGACACGGGCGCCGTGTACCTCGTTCACGGGGAGGAGCCCGCACAGTTCAACGGAGGGGACCTTCTGGGTTCTGCCGTGCCCCTGCTTGAAGGAGAGAGTACCGGAGACCGGGCAGGCCACGCGGTGGCGTCCGCGGGCGACTTCAACGGCGATGGAGCCGAGGACATTCTCATTGGAGCGCCGGGCAAGAATGGCGGGCAGGGCATCGCGTATCTGATTAGCGGCCAGCAGCCTCGCGCATGGCTTGCCGACAACGATGGGGACAGTTTTGGAGCGGGCGCTCCCGTCATGGATTGTGAGCCTCCCGCCGGGGGCACGTGGGTCCTGGGCATCGAAGGAAGACCCCTCGACTGCGACAACTCGAACGGCAACATCCACCCCAGTGCGCCTGAGTTGTGCTCAACGGTTGGCGTTGATGACAACTGCAACGGTGCCGCCGACGAGGAGGGAGCATCGGACGCCATCGAATGGGCAAGGGACGCGGATGGCGACTCCTACAGCGACCCTTCTCAACCGCTGCGGCGCTCTTGCGCCAGCCCTGGCACTGGGTGGGTCGATAACGACGGGGCTCGCCACGAATGCAGCACCCCTGGTGCTGACAATGACCCGGATCCCAACACCTACGAGGGAGCCCCCGAAAAATGCGACGGCAAGGACAACGACTGCAACGAGCTCGTCGATGATGGCCCCGCCGTCACCTGGTACGTGGACGTGGATGGTGACGGCGATGGCAGCCTGGAGTTCTTCCCTCACCTGGCAGCCTGCGCTGCCACGGCACCTCCGGGCTATGTGGACAACAAGGATGACTGCAACGACCGCGATGCGACCCTGAACAGGCATACGCGCTGGTACGCGGACGCGGATGCGGACGGCGTTGGCAACGCCACGGACTTCGTGGAGTCGTGCACGCCCCCGTCTGGGCAGTACTCACGCCGGAACGATGACTGCGACGACAACGACGCCGCCGTCAGTCCTACCCGGACCGAGACGTGTGAGCCCGAGGATGGACCGCAGAAGGACAACAACTGCAACGGTACCCCGGACGATTCGCCCGCCGCCGCGATCTGGTTCTCCGATGCGGACGGCGATGGCCATGGTGGAAACGGGGTTCTCGGCCGCTTCTGCGGCAAACCCGCCAGCAGCTCAAGGGTGACAGGGGATTGTGATGATGCCCAGCCCCTGGCATTCCCAGGGAATACCGAGGTGTGCGAAGTCAACCCTGATCCCGGCGCGCCGCCCCACTCCTACTTCCCGCAGATCGACAACAACTGTGACGGGGACGTCAACGATTCAGAGGGAGCCATCTGGTGGTATGGCGATGGCGACCGCGATGGGTACCCGTGGAATGTCTTCGCGCTCTTGCGCTGCTCCAACCCGACGGACCGTCCAGGCGAAGTCCGGGGCAAGTACATTCCCAAACCTCATTCGCCTCCGGGCCCGCCGCCCAATCAGCCGCCTGAACTCTCCGCGGACGAGATCGATTGCAACGATACGGATCCGTCCGCGAACGTCTTGCGGATGTGGTACCCAGACACCGACGGCGATGAGTGTGGAAATCCCTCGAAGGGGCGCCTGAGCTGTCACAATCCCTCAGACCACTGCGAGGACGGCACTGTGTATGTGCTGGTTACCCGGCCGGAGTGTATCTAG
- a CDS encoding DUF7594 domain-containing protein, protein MAGPEEGPAGETQSQELLETQTFGSIADARVESSNPAQNFGTSSTLKADASPDYSSYLRFNVSGLKGPARSAKLRLYMTDASTTGPAVYTTGSGWQEGTLTYSNKPVPQTRLASVGAVTADTWAEWDVTAAVQADGELNLVVTSTGTDGTVFYSRETSRTDLRPQLVVTVDSTTPPPPPPTGDWTFYSAAQGVPRYVYGVSADAGGNLWVAGGEEGLFVLQKGQTQFRRFTMADGLRPYGYMPDGSAPPGVKYLKVISVAGGPAGVAFVGYEGKKPAAGMPTCEDEWDQAYYAGRTPDASIYKSGDADRVTLTATGIQVMHYDLSTGPNKVAAEPRGREKVCNIWRIAYDPKTQSVWFGGNHGFAWGSANFAGYSCAPGTWDYGCAGVKEHAHPAINAWNSDGTRWVLLTDAYWGVSVASNGDVWFGGANRSTRFRYGTNGNNYWLAQSQTEDSGYSWNRYDIWPDAVSEPTPPTREQRVDDHVSGMAVMANQSVWVGSFTRGLALLDSSGQRLRTLSTELADKKGYVGAVAADPLDDSVWVGMRWGGGVSRVRGSTVVNYGAGVIPNHLLWVPIQDVQVDRASSPRRVLFAFQGSDTAPGTIGIYTGP, encoded by the coding sequence GTGGCTGGACCGGAGGAAGGGCCGGCGGGGGAAACACAGTCACAGGAGCTGCTGGAAACACAGACCTTCGGGTCCATCGCCGATGCCCGGGTGGAGTCCTCCAACCCGGCGCAGAACTTCGGCACCTCCAGCACGCTCAAGGCGGATGCCTCGCCGGACTACTCCTCCTATCTGCGCTTCAACGTGAGCGGGCTGAAGGGCCCCGCGCGCAGCGCGAAGCTGCGGCTGTACATGACGGATGCGTCCACCACCGGGCCCGCCGTCTACACCACGGGCAGCGGCTGGCAGGAGGGCACCCTCACCTACTCCAACAAGCCCGTGCCGCAGACGCGGCTGGCCAGCGTGGGCGCGGTGACGGCGGACACCTGGGCCGAGTGGGATGTGACGGCCGCCGTGCAGGCCGATGGCGAACTCAACCTCGTGGTGACGTCCACGGGCACGGACGGCACCGTCTTCTACTCGCGCGAGACGTCGAGGACGGACCTTCGGCCGCAGCTCGTGGTGACGGTGGACAGCACCACCCCGCCGCCGCCGCCGCCCACGGGGGATTGGACGTTCTACAGCGCGGCGCAGGGCGTGCCCCGGTACGTCTACGGCGTGAGCGCGGACGCGGGGGGCAACCTCTGGGTGGCCGGCGGCGAGGAGGGGCTCTTCGTGCTCCAGAAGGGGCAGACCCAGTTCCGCCGCTTCACCATGGCCGACGGCCTGCGCCCCTATGGGTACATGCCCGACGGCAGCGCGCCCCCGGGCGTGAAGTACCTGAAGGTCATCTCCGTGGCCGGAGGCCCCGCGGGCGTCGCCTTCGTGGGCTACGAGGGCAAGAAGCCCGCGGCGGGCATGCCCACCTGCGAGGACGAGTGGGACCAGGCCTACTACGCGGGCCGCACCCCGGACGCGAGCATCTACAAGAGCGGGGACGCGGACCGGGTGACGCTCACGGCCACGGGCATCCAGGTGATGCACTACGACTTGTCCACCGGCCCCAACAAGGTCGCCGCCGAGCCGCGCGGGCGCGAGAAGGTCTGCAACATCTGGCGCATCGCCTATGACCCGAAGACGCAGAGCGTCTGGTTCGGCGGCAACCACGGCTTCGCCTGGGGCAGCGCGAACTTCGCGGGTTACAGCTGCGCCCCCGGTACGTGGGACTACGGCTGCGCCGGGGTGAAGGAGCACGCACACCCGGCCATCAACGCGTGGAACTCGGACGGAACGCGGTGGGTGCTGCTCACGGATGCGTACTGGGGCGTGTCGGTGGCCTCCAACGGGGATGTCTGGTTCGGCGGCGCCAACCGCTCCACCCGCTTCCGCTATGGCACCAACGGCAACAACTACTGGCTCGCCCAGAGCCAGACGGAGGACAGCGGCTATTCCTGGAACCGCTATGACATCTGGCCAGATGCCGTGAGCGAGCCCACGCCCCCCACCCGCGAGCAGCGCGTGGATGACCACGTGTCCGGCATGGCGGTGATGGCCAACCAGAGCGTGTGGGTGGGCAGCTTCACCCGGGGGCTCGCCCTGCTCGACTCGAGCGGCCAGCGCCTGCGCACGCTCTCCACGGAGCTCGCCGACAAGAAGGGGTACGTGGGCGCCGTCGCGGCGGACCCGCTCGATGACAGCGTCTGGGTGGGCATGCGCTGGGGCGGCGGCGTGAGCCGGGTGCGCGGCAGCACCGTGGTGAACTACGGCGCCGGCGTGATTCCCAACCACCTCCTCTGGGTGCCCATCCAGGATGTCCAGGTGGACCGCGCGTCCAGCCCCCGGCGGGTGCTCTTCGCCTTCCAGGGCTCCGACACCGCGCCCGGCACCATCGGCATCTACACGGGCCCGTAG
- a CDS encoding FAD-binding oxidoreductase: protein MSEHLERDLAAVLPPEGLVTDPDVLDAHRHDQADWAPAGRPRMLVRPGSTAEVQAVLRVATAHRVPVVARGAGSGLSGGANAVEGCILLSLAQMNRILEIDRRALLAVVQPGVINGALKAAAAEQGLWYAPDPASWEFSTLGGNLATNAGGLCCVKYGVTGDAALGLEVVLADGSVVRTGGRTVKNVAGYDLTRLFVGSEGTLGIITEATLRLRPRPPKATTLLASFPSLVGAGVAVMDIMAGLRPSLLELMDRTTVRAVEAARPMGLDGEAAALLLARSDAGGEQGVEECARMAAVCEAAGATFVAQSADEAEGELLLGARRFAFPALEKLGTTLLDDVGVPLSRIAELLAAVERIAAQRGVLIGTFGHAGDGNMHPTLVFDRNDPDAVTRAQAAFEDILHVVGALGGTLTGEHGVGLLKRPFLAAQLGPGTMRLHHTLKAAMDPLGLLNPGKLL, encoded by the coding sequence ATGAGCGAGCACCTGGAGAGGGACCTCGCGGCCGTGTTGCCACCCGAGGGGCTTGTCACCGATCCGGACGTGCTCGATGCGCACCGCCATGACCAGGCGGATTGGGCTCCGGCGGGGCGGCCTCGCATGCTGGTGCGCCCGGGGTCCACGGCCGAAGTCCAGGCGGTGCTCCGGGTGGCCACCGCCCACCGGGTGCCCGTGGTGGCCCGGGGCGCGGGCTCGGGCCTGTCCGGGGGCGCCAACGCCGTGGAGGGGTGCATCCTGCTGTCGCTTGCCCAGATGAACCGCATCCTGGAAATCGACCGGCGCGCCCTCCTGGCCGTTGTCCAGCCAGGCGTCATCAACGGCGCGCTCAAGGCGGCCGCCGCTGAGCAGGGGCTCTGGTACGCGCCGGACCCGGCGAGCTGGGAGTTCTCCACCCTGGGCGGCAACCTGGCCACCAACGCCGGGGGGCTGTGCTGTGTGAAGTATGGGGTGACGGGGGACGCGGCGCTGGGGCTCGAGGTGGTGCTCGCGGATGGCTCCGTGGTGCGCACCGGGGGCCGCACGGTGAAGAACGTGGCGGGCTACGACTTGACCCGGCTGTTCGTCGGCTCCGAGGGCACGCTGGGCATCATCACCGAGGCCACGCTGCGGCTGCGGCCCCGGCCGCCGAAGGCCACCACGCTGCTGGCCTCGTTTCCCTCGCTCGTGGGGGCGGGCGTGGCGGTAATGGACATCATGGCGGGCCTGCGGCCCTCGCTGCTGGAGCTGATGGACCGGACCACGGTGCGCGCGGTGGAGGCCGCCCGGCCCATGGGGCTGGATGGGGAGGCGGCGGCGCTGCTGCTGGCCCGCTCCGACGCGGGGGGCGAGCAGGGCGTGGAGGAGTGCGCGCGGATGGCGGCCGTGTGCGAGGCGGCCGGGGCCACCTTCGTGGCGCAGTCGGCGGACGAGGCCGAAGGGGAGCTGCTCCTGGGCGCGCGCCGCTTCGCGTTCCCCGCGCTGGAGAAGCTGGGCACCACGCTGCTGGATGACGTGGGGGTGCCGCTGTCGCGCATCGCGGAGCTGCTCGCGGCGGTGGAGCGCATCGCGGCCCAGCGCGGGGTGCTCATCGGCACGTTCGGGCACGCGGGCGACGGCAACATGCACCCCACGCTCGTGTTCGACCGGAACGACCCGGACGCGGTGACCCGCGCCCAGGCGGCGTTCGAGGACATCCTCCACGTGGTGGGGGCGCTGGGCGGCACCCTCACGGGCGAGCACGGGGTGGGGCTGCTCAAGCGCCCCTTCCTGGCCGCCCAGCTCGGCCCCGGGACGATGCGGCTTCACCACACGCTCAAGGCCGCGATGGATCCGCTGGGCCTGCTCAACCCCGGCAAGCTGCTCTGA